The DNA sequence tcatttttatcattattataattatcatttctgtcattgttatcattatcatttttattattattataattatcattactaccattgttatcattatcatttttatcattattataattatcatttctatcattatcatttttatcattattataattatcatttctatcattgttatcattatcatttttatcaatattataattatcatttctatcattgttatcattatcatttttattattattataattatcattactaccattgttatcattatcattactatCATTGTTATTTTCTTGATTAACAATGGaacttatattttctttttttatactattaTCAGATGTTTGGTTTTCTTCGTTTCCTTGATACTTAGGCTTACTATTATCACAAGAACTTTTTACATCATTTACTTGATCATGACTTGAAGAGGTGATATCTGCTTTTAATGTTTcacaatttttctttttatagtTGAAATTTCTTATATCATGATATGCATGTTTGTCTagatttcttttatttaaaatggaataaaaatttatgggTTCTTTGGAAAAATTTTCTAGTAACTTACCATATTCGGTGGTGTCTAAAGTATTATCATCGCTCTGttcaattttataaaagtaacCATATTTTGATTGTTCATGATTAAGCAATAATCTATTTACTGATCTTTCTAAttgcttttcttttaatattgattctaatattaaatattttaaggagtgaattttttcatctatttcatcacattgttttttatttttttctaaatagtTCAAATCTTTCAGAAATAGATTTAAAAATTCCTGATTTTTACGatgttcttcttttttcttaaataattGCACTAGATTTTTAAAATCTATTAcagataaatttttattacgaAAATGTGTGTTCATCATttctatataaaatttcttaacattttcatctttcatattttctaCTGATTTAGAAAACATGTgcaatatatcatttattaaatcatttaaattGACTTTGTCAGTTAATTCTTGATataatctttttattattaaactATTTTGTATCTTAGACATTAATTCAACAATAATTAAATGATTCCTTTGttttcttatcttttctATTCTAAAACTTGgaataatcatttttttaaacctttttataaattcaattTTATCCCGAGAAGACTTAAAAGATTTTTTGTCTATTAATTCTTTGAAAACGTTATTTGGTTTTTTTAActcttctaaatttttttttaatttcttcattatatctaagtttttataataactCTTTAAATCAAAAACAATGTAACACTTAACAttgtttatgtatacatcGTATTCTCTAATTAAGTTATAAAATAAGTGTACACTTTTACTATGTGTAGTACTATCATAATTTACGCTACTTTCATATTCCTCTTCATCTTTTAAAACTTTAGTATGAGCATACTTGTTACACTTCTTTTTCAAATTGTTACTACTACTTTTTTTAggttttttgttataattagtGTTACTAAAACCTTCTGAAATGGTGCACATATAATGGttccttctttttcttctttctttcttaTATTCATGTTTAATatccttattattattattattatcatcattactaccattgttatcattatcatttttatcattattataattatcatttcTATCAatgttatcattatcatcatttaGTTTActcttttcattaatttcataattgtatttttctttatagttattatttatgtcatCATATTCcgttttacattttatttcatcGCTGTTAACTTCCTCAGTCTTgatatttaattcatttttataattactgTCTTGTTTTGAAATGAAATCCGCTTTCGACTTTTTTGTGATGCTTGTGAAGTttctttttacaaaataatgtTCAATATGGTGTTCAATtcttttatccttttttttatcatttttcttttgatttttttctACTTTCTTACTGATTTTAATGacgtttttaaaatttttactttttagtCTAATGAAACATGGATTATATagactatttatttttatatctggTTTTTCTACAAAGAATTTATTGattttttcatcaaaatTATAAGTCTTGAACTCGAAGCTTATACCTggtataattaataatttgttaagagtatcaataaaaattataggatttgtttttaaataatctatataattttcatttttatatttctctcTGAATTTCGTTTTTTGCTTCAATAAGAAAACAAAAGTGTTTTGTttaatatttgaattatCATAATCATTGTTATCATCGTAGGAGTACAACAGGATTAATTTCTGAAAggtatctatatttttataaataattccatttatataatgtagTAAATCATTTATTCCTGTGatgtttgtttttaattcatatttaaagACCTGATCAATTTTAGGCATTTCATTTTCCCTAATTAGTAGATTTTTCACATGTTTTATTCTTTgttttaagaaatttttcGATAGAATATCCTCTTTATCatctttcattttatttattccttaAATTGAGTTTTgttaattcatttaattttcaaGTGGAACAAATTATAACAAGAAGTTACtctccaaaaaaaaaaaacgcatagttatttttaaaaatgaaaatttactatcaaatattttttttctttaaattgcTTTTaccataaaatattacactttcaaaataaaaaatcaccAATTCAAATGggaattaagaaaaattgtTATTACAGTGGAATAAAGGAGGgcattcatattttttctgaaaaatgaaaaaaagtattaattaGCTGTGTGTATAAGTATATGAACAAGATTgcatgttttaaaaattaaattattccaATGAATTTTGTAGCATATAATattgtgaaaaaaaatttagaataaaaagattttatattattaaatgtatatggaTGTGTAGGTTATAATActgaaaataaattgaatattattatcattattattatatatgtatgtatatgttaaaGATCGAAACATTACATAACTTGGATATTATCATCTTCTGATCCATGAattaatctttttaaaatcaattataaaaagaaatatttttatattatagaaaaaatttataagggttaaaaaatattgctcTATTATAAATGTACGAATTTATGAACTTATTTGAGCATACATGTTTTGAATGATATCTTTTTTCAAAGGGAAGTTAAAAGTCATTTTTCTATGTTTAAAATCATTACActatttgaaattttttttttttaatttttttttttttaatcctttaaattttatacctttttaaaaaataaatatgtttataattaatgagataaaaacaataaaaatatttttaaaatgatcattttattattctgaAAATTTGTGttaattgttttttccttGTCTACATAAGCAACAAAagtacattaaaatatttaattattgaGTACTTGGTCCAATGGTTCAACTGTCAAAAGATTCAAGCTATAAATTGCCTAAATTAATTAAactcttttcattttttccattcatatttacagaaatatatttgaatgtATTGAGGTTTTtgtaatttgttttaaagaattataatatactttaaaaTGTTATGAAGTTCGcagcaaaaaatatttaagtatgaaatatattttttatattttgttttatagtTGATtatgccaaaaaaaaaaagagcatacaaaatttttttttttgattttgtattattagtAATCTCGAGCattgttataaatattagaCGGTTCAATGTAAAGAGTTCTTGTTtctattttatgaaaatggattttttacaaaatttgaaTTGTGtaccttatattttttcccccaattttttttacgatTGTTTTTCTAAATAACATATggaggaataaaaatatataatgtaaatcATTCGCAAATCAGAATGATGGATCatgtaagtatataataaataaaaaaaataaaatggaaaatatgtatcaatattatatatttacaattatcAGATtttatactaatatatatataatttatttaaaattggccaaaaaaaaaaaacaatattaagaggcattattttttttttttttgttatttactagtgttcagaaaaaattattttttaatgtattttcaAATTTCCGTTATATCTAgtttatttacttatatttgGAATGTTATGATActttataacaaataaaagaaaaaataataatagcagttttaataatttatgtataatggatttaaatatattattattgatcatataattaaaaatgagaaaattgAACAAATGTGAAGTAAGCGTTATTGTACAATAGGCATAATTTTGAGGTCTAAATATCCACTTTTATTAACACGATCAATGTAAACTTTGGACAGAAGTATTTGCAACATTTGAACAATATGATATATACTTAACAATTTAGGGAGAATATTAAACTTCTAATAAGTAAGAAATGTCCTTATATGGATGTAtcttgaatatttttttatcatgtaTTAATCGTTTTTAAATGtgttaaaaaagttttagGAATACTAAAAAGTAATAACgttaattaattatacatctatttttatattttcattttttctgtttgaattaaatgaatttttgTGTTGATTTGTTAAAAAGAAtagtatatgtaaatgtagtATATTTAGATGGAATATCTTAAGGCATTTTTAAATTAgctataaattattatcttcaatatttttttaattgtttttttttttttgggtaGCTGAGTGTTTTACAAACGAAAAACTTAGCTAAATTTAGGAgattaatattttagtaGTTTTACATCATAATAGTtagtttaatttttgaaaggCGAACTTAAATGATGTTAGAATGAGAAGAACATGAGAAGGAAAGGTTAAAGTTCACTATTGtattatcttcttttttttcaattatattttattattatgagtATATGTATTACATTAGTTTGAATGTATTGGAATGAACCTGTAATACTGGTTGAATTGAAAAATGAGTTTATTCAGTTATAACGTATGGGCATTTTGGGACATCTAATAAAGGtctaaattttaatgaaaattattatgaatatataaaaaaggttaGCAGTAAAATGTGTATTCTTCCATTTAAATTGTCACAAATAACGTTTACTGTTTCTTGAAATTTTTGCAATATCTTGATTTGACTTTGCTAGATATTGTcattttaagtaaaattgTGTGAATGAGATGTATTATATGTTGTTACTCAGAAATTAAGCGGCTTTTTGAGACTACTATTCCTTTATGATAACGTAAAAAGCATTATCCTTTCAAAGATATACGATGAAAATTCTCGTATATTTTGGTgtgaattttaaaaaagtatgaaAAGGACAGGAATTCTTGGATTTGAAGGATATATGAAATTTCATACGATTATATGATGTTCGACGTATTAATGCAGATCCAAGGAGATTTATAAGAAAGATAAGGCGATTAAATTGAAGGTGTAATTATGAATAATCTTTAGGGTAGTATTTTGAGAATATTATAAGCACAAGGGTAAGAATTCATTAGGTAATCAGGGATTATAATTGACACATTGATGAGAGCGTATTTTGAAATGAACTATTATCATAAGAATAAGTATTACGAAACACTTAAGTCGGTTATAGAAACAAAGAGTAAGTAGAATTGTTGAAAACATATggtttgaaaaaattattttagtgCTAAAATATGACGTATAAAAGTAATTAATGTTATTGCATCAATTATGAGATATGACATTATATCATAATAAGATCCTTGAGAATATAAGGATTGAATGgaaatccttttttttttggaggGCGGGGGAACAACCGTAATTTGTTTTATGCTGTATGCTTTTTATACCACTTTAGAATTTATTATAAGGATTTTGTGTTATTTTCCTTGCACTAATTTGTGGAAAGAGACTGAGAATAAAAAGTGTAGGTGTTGTGATATGAgttttagaaaataaatacaagCTTTAAAGTTTATCGAAAATAATGTGGAATGGGAGGTCGACTATTTTTGGATATATTGacttttatcatttttaatattaatttaagtatttttgtttatctttagattttatttttgtatataataatttttttgtgtttaattcttttttaaatgaatctTTACTTTCACaggataattttttcttatttagaatattcatatattttaagtttttctTTGATGTAGTTCCTtaaatcttttaaataaataatatttttgtttcgtGTATATGTGTTCATTTCCCCctaattatttctatttgtCCTATATTATCTATCCGTATCTTTACTCATTTGCGTTATTGTAAATTTGTATATCAGGGGTATATGACatcattattttatcttttttttttatgctaaaaaagaaaattgttTATGACTGTGAACATAATTGCTATGTTAAAggaatttaatatttttatccatAATTGAATCTAAAGGATAAACGATTTTAATaaggtatataaaaatattacaaaatttgcAATATTAGGTTTAATGGTCTTAAATGTGACTAAGAGAactacttatatatataaccattttaattaaatctaAAATATGGGGttagatatttttattatacgaataaatatttagaagAGATAACCATTcgtctatatatttattaaaaatatatagagtTTAATAAGATTTACTATgatcattaaaataaatgtaaaccATGAAAACATTAGTAAAATTAATGTAACATCACCTTTAAGTTGATTATTACAAggaatgtatataaaatgaacaacgataaaataaaaccataataaaaatttgtgaaagtatatgataataaaaaatttacagaGTAAAATGCGTCAAGCAACATATATGATAAAGTAATctacaaaacaaaaataaagtaaaacaaagtataaatatattttcaataaacacaaattataattaaagtaaaagcaatttttgtttaaacaCGAAGCTATGTAAAGCGAAAGACAAGGAATTTTCACATtcatcaaataataaaaagtgcaaaaatatatgaaagaaCGTTCAATTattgaataaaaatttaaattaatgcAAAGCAGTAATGATGTAAATTAaactaaaattttattaattatattaaaatatatattaattgaatgttgtaaagttaaaaaatctttataagtgtaataaaaataatattacaaaatgtGTTAAACTTTTATCCAATaacaatagaaaaaaaaaaattgtaaaattagtagtaataatataatagaaaaataaaatgtaacttactaaaaagaacaattaattttaaattggCAACTATTCTAAAagtttaaagaaaatttttaaaaattattaccaTTGTAACTATGGaagaattttaatattttaatcaaaaggaaaaaatagaatattatGCTATGTTATActtgaaaaaggaaaatgaatCAAAAAtgtaatcttttttttgggaacatagatataaaaaaaaatattggaCATGTATGGTAATCGGAAGCTAAGAAGTAATAATAcgcaagaaaaaaaagttatatatgtattttattacatatggattaaaataatattagcaacaaaaattattttgaaatagaGGAGTGTAGGAGTTATAATCGTATGGTATATTTAAGCTTCTGCCAATACTGTATTTTTTCAAGTGTTAaccaataaaataataaaaacaacaaaagaaatgttatgatatatatattatatatttcaattagaagatataataattattataacctGATAAGGatgcaataaatatattgtatatataaataataaaaaattaaatatccATAAACCAGTAATTtcatgtttaatttttttactgctatttttaaaaatgaaataaagcaGAAGTTAGGGTAAACATATATtgattataaatatatataatatatatataattataaaactaaagacaacaaataatttttataaagtacacatatttgttaatttattttaataaggaACATACTTGGTTTTATTAATGCTCAcgcatataatatttaaaaattgagaaaaaatattaataatgataaacaCATTATCGTCAGAATAACATTTTgactataaaataaagaaaataaccatacacataataaataagatatatataactttctAATATTGCAACATTAGggataatattatttaaaaaatatattttataatacattaaaaaaagaaaatgtattgtttttagaaaaatcaaaatattaatatattaaaacaaacatatatcaacaaataataaatagaaCAAACACTATTTTCAGCAAAAAactaatacaaataaattttaaaatatattcgttaaattctattttaaaatataatggattatctttttcatactgtatattttctattaatttttgtttttaaaaattattttatctttttatactattatatttgtttttatttttttttattatatttattctattgtttagaaaaaaaagatacaacgcattaaaataatattacaaaaaaaattatggtattttttttttatatattttacattatatttattttttgttcttacCTTAAAATATGAACTGGTCCCTCCTCCCTTTagtaattaattaaaagaaaaattatatttttctttttaattttacttcagtacctattattatttttttaagaattttttttttcataattt is a window from the Plasmodium brasilianum strain Bolivian I chromosome 9, whole genome shotgun sequence genome containing:
- a CDS encoding serine/threonine protein kinase; translated protein: MKDDKEDILSKNFLKQRIKHVKNLLIRENEMPKIDQVFKYELKTNITGINDLLHYINGIIYKNIDTFQKLILLYSYDDNNDYDNSNIKQNTFVFLLKQKTKFREKYKNENYIDYLKTNPIIFIDTLNKLLIIPGISFEFKTYNFDEKINKFFVEKPDIKINSLYNPCFIRLKSKNFKNVIKISKKVEKNQKKNDKKKDKRIEHHIEHYFVKRNFTSITKKSKADFISKQDSNYKNELNIKTEEVNSDEIKCKTEYDDINNNYKEKYNYEINEKSKLNDDNDNIDRNDNYNNDKNDNDNNGSNDDNNNNNKDIKHEYKKERRKRRNHYMCTISEGFSNTNYNKKPKKSSSNNLKKKCNKYAHTKVLKDEEEYESSVNYDSTTHSKSVHLFYNLIREYDVYINNVKCYIVFDLKSYYKNLDIMKKLKKNLEELKKPNNVFKELIDKKSFKSSRDKIEFIKRFKKMIIPSFRIEKIRKQRNHLIIVELMSKIQNSLIIKRLYQELTDKVNLNDLINDILHMFSKSVENMKDENVKKFYIEMMNTHFRNKNLSVIDFKNLVQLFKKKEEHRKNQEFLNLFLKDLNYLEKNKKQCDEIDEKIHSLKYLILESILKEKQLERSVNRLLLNHEQSKYGYFYKIEQSDDNTLDTTEYGKLLENFSKEPINFYSILNKRNLDKHAYHDIRNFNYKKKNCETLKADITSSSHDQVNDVKSSCDNSKPKYQGNEENQTSDNSIKKENISSIVNQENNNDSNDNDNNGSNDNYNNNKNDNDNNDRNDNYNIDKNDNDNNDRNDNYNNDKNDNDRNDNYNNDKNDNDNNGSNDNYNNNKNDNDNNDRNDNYNNDKNDNDSNDNDNNGSNDNYNNDSNDNDNSDKNDNDNNDRNDNYNNDKNDNDNNGSNNNDNNDKNDNDNNGSNNNDKNDNDNNDRNNNNNNNDDDDDDNNNNNSSTSYNINTSLKQLSANKNKESNNGCAEYFQNNIINLKDGEEEPDNYKNKIGSYNKCKIKKIYYNGDDKKQEKKKEDNDDMFEKQEDQNDTKMNYCKIIENDNALNSCTKNNIEKKKESYKEEDSKQKKKDSIKCYINKYTKESTFRKSNGSEGTRQMNCKEKDKFDEEEILSEWECEHERDIIRSICEKKNFSFANEKQEKINNEIFYKVFEQYPYSFFSKSVKNYNIILNENEEESELSWLTMLKKKGHNRSILPPSRDTFRDGTHFSNCRATEHTLKFFLSLLSLLTKGQVDINLKEYLKKNIQFLNTELFSMKLNLDKKRAILEKRLDHFNFQENSEFSFYNPLKMNIRMMNLIGRGGFAEVWEVFDSINLEMYAAKIHKIEPSMTNEIKNKIIQRAENEINIHIHCHRHIFIVKLEFFFVFGSATNLLVGMELCDIDLDKYIKYHGPINEHLALCWIKQVLLGLLYMKNLPTGKVHHCDLKPANLLIKDGIIKISDFGLAKLILPDTYQYYNGGGTLYYQPPECLKNKKNLIITDKIDIWSLGCIFYEMLFCERPFQFNYLEKCSKELLVNKMKRGLSYPKINQHISDVTLSYIQYLLNFDHEFRPSIEEALSYPIFNYFNIP